A part of Sulfurimonas sp. HSL-1716 genomic DNA contains:
- a CDS encoding 3-isopropylmalate dehydratase small subunit — translation MQTINAKTWKFGKDIDTDLIIAARYLNTSDPKELAKHVMEDADPDFVNKMSAGDIIVADENFGCGSSREHAPIALKAAGIAAVIAPTFARIFYRNAFNMGLPIFELPQANEINEGDEVSIDMNNGTITNKTTSKTYKFTPIPEFMQKLINAGGLMSFAEEEIAAQEAK, via the coding sequence ATGCAAACAATTAATGCTAAAACATGGAAATTCGGCAAAGATATAGATACCGATCTAATCATAGCCGCCAGATACCTGAATACATCCGATCCAAAAGAACTTGCAAAACATGTGATGGAAGACGCCGATCCGGATTTTGTAAATAAAATGAGCGCGGGAGACATAATAGTCGCCGATGAGAACTTTGGATGCGGTTCATCCAGAGAACACGCTCCCATCGCTTTAAAAGCTGCAGGTATCGCTGCTGTGATTGCTCCTACTTTTGCACGTATTTTTTATAGAAACGCCTTTAATATGGGACTTCCGATATTTGAACTTCCCCAAGCGAACGAGATTAATGAAGGCGATGAAGTCAGCATAGATATGAACAACGGAACGATCACGAACAAAACGACTTCAAAAACTTATAAATTTACGCCGATACCGGAATTTATGCAAAAACTTATCAATGCAGGCGGACTTATGAGTTTTGCCGAAGAAGAGATTGCAGCACAGGAGGCAAAATGA
- the leuB gene encoding 3-isopropylmalate dehydrogenase, whose amino-acid sequence MKKYKIALIKGDGIGPEIIEEAVKVLDAVASTEDFEIIYEELLMGGCAYDATGDPLPNETITGSLNSDAVLFGAIGGEKWDTLPREKRPESGLLRFRKELGVYANLRPAVVYDELVNASSLKTEIVKGVDLMVVRELIGGIYFGEPKGRDENKGYNTMVYTREEITRIAHQAFKIAMTRDKRVCSIDKANVLDVSQLWRDVVTEVSKEYPEVELSHMYVDNAAMQLVRNPKQFDVMLTGNIFGDILSDEASMICGSIGLLPSASVGNKIGVYEPIHGSAPDIAGQGIANPIATIASASMMLRYALGEHRAAAKIDMGIKQALSEGYRTKDLAQFDAKEVCSTSEMGSIIANYAVKCKL is encoded by the coding sequence ATGAAAAAATACAAAATCGCACTGATCAAAGGTGACGGCATCGGTCCTGAGATCATCGAAGAAGCGGTAAAAGTCCTGGATGCCGTAGCATCGACGGAAGATTTTGAGATCATATACGAAGAACTTTTGATGGGCGGATGCGCGTATGACGCTACGGGAGATCCTCTTCCTAACGAAACCATTACGGGTTCACTAAACAGCGATGCGGTTCTTTTCGGCGCTATCGGCGGAGAGAAATGGGATACGCTTCCAAGAGAAAAACGCCCCGAAAGCGGACTTTTAAGATTTAGAAAAGAGCTCGGTGTATATGCCAATCTTCGCCCTGCCGTCGTCTATGACGAACTTGTCAATGCCTCTTCACTCAAAACAGAGATCGTCAAAGGCGTCGATCTTATGGTTGTACGTGAACTTATCGGCGGTATCTATTTTGGTGAACCGAAGGGTCGTGACGAAAACAAGGGTTACAACACGATGGTATATACTCGTGAAGAGATAACAAGAATCGCTCATCAGGCTTTTAAGATCGCCATGACTCGCGATAAACGCGTTTGTTCGATCGATAAGGCAAACGTACTTGACGTTTCTCAACTTTGGCGCGATGTCGTTACCGAAGTCTCAAAAGAGTATCCGGAAGTTGAACTTTCCCATATGTACGTCGATAATGCGGCGATGCAGCTTGTCCGCAACCCGAAACAGTTTGACGTGATGCTTACGGGAAATATTTTCGGTGATATTTTGAGTGACGAAGCAAGTATGATCTGCGGGTCGATCGGATTGCTCCCTTCGGCTTCGGTAGGAAACAAAATAGGAGTTTATGAGCCTATCCACGGTTCTGCACCGGATATTGCCGGTCAGGGGATCGCCAATCCGATAGCTACCATTGCAAGCGCTTCCATGATGCTTCGTTACGCTCTTGGAGAACACAGAGCCGCGGCGAAGATAGACATGGGTATAAAACAGGCGCTCAGCGAAGGGTACCGTACGAAAGATTTAGCGCAGTTCGATGCCAAAGAGGTCTGTTCTACCAGTGAAATGGGCTCTATCATTGCCAATTACGCCGTAAAATGCAAACTTTAA
- a CDS encoding tetratricopeptide repeat protein: MQTLTLANIYELQGLKDEALEIYKEILKKDPSNTDAKIAVRRLSGMRKRFLGVNKEMKEFFVKMEDKVEFHEFERWLLKSWN; this comes from the coding sequence ATGCAAACTTTAACATTAGCAAACATATATGAGCTTCAAGGCTTGAAAGACGAAGCACTTGAGATATATAAAGAGATCCTGAAAAAAGACCCGTCCAATACCGATGCCAAGATAGCCGTTCGCAGACTTTCGGGTATGAGAAAAAGATTTCTCGGCGTTAACAAAGAGATGAAAGAGTTCTTTGTCAAGATGGAGGACAAGGTAGAATTTCACGAGTTTGAAAGGTGGTTATTAAAGTCATGGAACTAA
- the purU gene encoding formyltetrahydrofolate deformylase: protein MKQYRVLIDAPDEKGLVYKISSIFFKYNLNILSNNEFVDKVNSKFFMRSVVVGDVEEKDLHDALVEILPKKVNVEVITPGKKNIVIMATKESHALGDILMRYEANELDANILAVISNYDDLRGLVEKFDIEYHSVFHDGLDRAEHESKVLELLLKFENIDYIVLAKYMRILTPRFVEEYSNKIINIHHSFLPAFIGANPYKQAYDRGVKIIGATAHFVNNNLDEGPIIAQDIRHIDHAFGWRDMQRLGKDVEKIVLSRALKLALEDRIFVYANKTVIF from the coding sequence ATGAAGCAATACAGAGTTTTAATCGATGCACCTGACGAAAAAGGTCTTGTATACAAGATATCTTCGATCTTTTTCAAATATAACCTAAATATACTCTCAAACAATGAATTCGTCGATAAGGTAAACAGTAAATTTTTTATGCGCAGCGTCGTCGTAGGTGACGTTGAAGAAAAAGACCTGCATGATGCATTAGTAGAGATACTTCCCAAAAAAGTAAACGTCGAAGTGATTACGCCCGGTAAAAAGAACATCGTTATCATGGCTACAAAAGAATCACATGCTCTCGGTGACATTCTTATGCGATACGAAGCCAATGAGCTGGATGCCAATATTTTAGCCGTAATATCGAATTATGACGACCTAAGAGGCCTTGTAGAAAAATTCGATATCGAGTACCATTCTGTTTTTCACGACGGACTTGACCGCGCCGAACATGAGAGCAAAGTCCTGGAACTGCTTTTAAAATTCGAAAATATCGATTATATCGTTTTGGCTAAATATATGAGGATCCTGACGCCGAGGTTTGTAGAAGAGTACAGCAATAAGATCATCAATATCCATCACTCTTTCTTGCCTGCTTTCATAGGGGCCAATCCGTATAAACAAGCTTATGACAGAGGCGTAAAAATCATCGGTGCCACGGCCCACTTCGTTAACAACAACCTTGACGAAGGGCCGATCATAGCACAGGATATAAGACATATCGACCACGCATTCGGATGGAGAGATATGCAACGCTTAGGCAAGGATGTTGAAAAGATCGTCTTGTCACGCGCACTGAAACTTGCTCTTGAAGACCGCATATTCGTATATGCAAACAAAACAGTTATCTTCTAA
- a CDS encoding tRNA (cytidine(34)-2'-O)-methyltransferase has protein sequence MFNIVLVTPQIPNNTGTIGRLCVNTGSSLHLIKPLGFDISEKAVRRAGLDYWNKLDLHVWEDLDDFFNGTEISKNVHFATTKTDKPYFNADFKVGDYIFFGSETAGLPQDLLDKFADRNITIPMTKEGRSLNLAVSTGIILYEAIKQNFTDYKELM, from the coding sequence GTGTTCAATATAGTGTTAGTGACTCCCCAGATCCCAAACAATACGGGTACGATAGGCAGATTATGCGTAAATACAGGCTCGTCGCTTCATCTGATAAAGCCTCTTGGCTTTGATATAAGCGAAAAAGCAGTCCGCAGGGCAGGGCTTGATTATTGGAACAAACTGGATCTGCATGTGTGGGAAGATCTGGATGATTTCTTTAACGGTACCGAGATATCAAAAAACGTACATTTTGCGACGACAAAGACGGACAAACCCTATTTTAATGCAGATTTCAAGGTAGGTGATTATATATTTTTCGGCAGCGAAACCGCAGGCTTGCCTCAAGATCTGCTGGATAAATTTGCAGATAGGAACATAACCATCCCTATGACAAAAGAGGGAAGAAGCCTCAATCTTGCAGTCAGTACGGGTATAATCCTGTACGAAGCGATAAAACAAAACTTTACCGACTATAAGGAGTTAATGTGA
- a CDS encoding S24 family peptidase, translated as MKSFMEIVEEIKDIVSQEIPGKKVFDKDIADVLGITQMNFATMKKRDKIPFAELLDFCASKSISINWLLYGQAPESLVETTNRFYMIRYFSDISASAGGGSDNDNEEYESLELSENFIDILGGTNELKNIEAIKVSGDSMEPTFSYDDIVFINRQKTELSRGGVFVIRTEHGLFIKRISKRIDGKIDIISDNKEYSKMTLYPQEIELIGRVVGKFGTVD; from the coding sequence ATGAAAAGCTTTATGGAGATAGTTGAAGAGATAAAAGATATCGTCTCTCAGGAGATTCCCGGAAAAAAGGTATTTGACAAGGATATCGCCGATGTGCTCGGTATCACGCAGATGAATTTTGCCACTATGAAAAAAAGAGATAAGATCCCTTTTGCGGAGCTTTTGGATTTCTGTGCATCAAAATCCATATCTATAAACTGGCTTTTGTACGGACAGGCACCGGAAAGTCTGGTCGAGACCACAAACCGTTTTTACATGATCAGATATTTTAGCGATATAAGTGCATCCGCAGGAGGCGGAAGCGACAACGACAATGAAGAGTATGAAAGTCTGGAACTTTCGGAGAATTTTATAGATATCTTGGGAGGAACGAACGAACTCAAGAATATAGAGGCGATAAAAGTAAGCGGCGATTCGATGGAGCCGACTTTCTCATATGACGACATAGTCTTTATAAACCGCCAGAAAACCGAGCTTTCCCGCGGCGGTGTTTTTGTGATCAGAACAGAGCACGGTTTGTTTATAAAACGGATCAGTAAAAGAATAGACGGAAAAATAGATATAATTTCGGATAATAAAGAATATTCGAAAATGACTCTTTACCCTCAAGAGATAGAGTTGATCGGCAGAGTCGTCGGAAAATTCGGGACCGTCGACTAA
- a CDS encoding SH3 domain-containing protein, whose product MPLFFIMLFFTACTSLKTLDYGDIEDLKDLPQKTGAYAYLKDENASILDVQNDYEANYFRPWDMESIKTDVEQIKWPFNNYTSKNSYGENLRHLSQKWFDKMYARSNFDEYATVNRKAITLNFANLRSFPTDKPLFKDPNQAGEGFPFDYLQNSSVHANEPLFISHYSDDGAWVYVFTSYASGWMHSYNIAYLPEQNIDILKNSKKIYIITDGYPIKDESGQFIFYSQVGMLLPLIDENDDSYTALAITKGKEDAAAYTKVIIPKNIASADILALNRENITHVGDEMMNTKYGWGGMYKERDCSSMIRDMYAPFGIWLPRNSSQQSKVGKVISLKDMSNEEKRKTIKEYGIPFETLLHRKGHILIYAGVYNDKIIVMHDMWGIKTKQGDKSGRIVVGKTVFSSLEIGREQKFYDEKSSLLRKIDSMNIITLKP is encoded by the coding sequence ATGCCATTATTTTTTATCATGCTGTTTTTTACGGCTTGTACGTCTTTAAAAACCCTTGATTACGGAGATATAGAGGATCTTAAGGATCTGCCTCAAAAAACCGGTGCATATGCGTATCTTAAAGATGAAAATGCGTCTATCCTCGACGTTCAAAACGATTATGAAGCAAATTACTTCAGACCATGGGATATGGAATCGATAAAAACGGACGTAGAACAGATAAAATGGCCCTTTAACAACTATACGTCCAAAAACAGTTACGGTGAAAATTTAAGACATTTGTCGCAAAAATGGTTTGACAAGATGTATGCAAGATCGAACTTTGACGAATACGCTACGGTAAACAGAAAGGCGATCACCTTGAATTTTGCCAATCTCAGAAGTTTTCCTACGGACAAGCCTCTTTTTAAAGATCCGAATCAAGCAGGAGAGGGGTTTCCGTTTGATTATCTGCAAAACAGCTCCGTACATGCAAACGAACCTCTTTTTATCTCTCATTATTCCGATGACGGTGCATGGGTATATGTTTTTACGTCTTATGCGTCGGGCTGGATGCACAGCTATAATATAGCGTATCTCCCTGAACAGAATATAGATATATTGAAAAATTCCAAAAAGATATACATAATTACCGACGGATATCCGATAAAAGATGAAAGCGGACAGTTCATCTTTTATAGTCAGGTCGGCATGCTTCTTCCGCTGATCGACGAAAATGACGATTCTTACACGGCACTGGCGATAACAAAAGGCAAAGAGGATGCCGCAGCATACACGAAAGTAATAATCCCGAAAAATATCGCATCAGCCGATATTCTTGCTTTAAACAGAGAAAATATCACGCATGTCGGTGACGAGATGATGAATACGAAATATGGATGGGGAGGGATGTATAAAGAGCGGGACTGCTCATCTATGATAAGAGATATGTACGCTCCCTTTGGAATATGGCTTCCTAGGAACTCTTCTCAACAATCAAAAGTAGGAAAAGTGATATCGCTCAAAGATATGAGCAATGAAGAGAAAAGAAAGACCATAAAAGAGTACGGTATACCCTTTGAAACACTGCTGCACAGAAAAGGGCATATACTGATCTATGCCGGCGTGTACAACGACAAGATCATCGTCATGCATGATATGTGGGGAATAAAAACGAAACAGGGCGACAAAAGCGGAAGAATAGTCGTGGGTAAAACCGTTTTCTCATCTTTAGAAATAGGAAGAGAACAGAAGTTTTACGATGAAAAAAGCAGTTTGCTGCGTAAAATAGACAGCATGAATATCATAACACTCAAGCCTTGA
- a CDS encoding tetrahydrodipicolinate N-succinyltransferase N-terminal domain-containing protein, giving the protein MQIIETSDAFKALIENIKSTTQGYKDPLAFGIARVDFGQLNSSKVLQATYPVVNWNENFGSAAIFIEALKEQGVEVDFNQNEVVCNINLSFLESCLNAFTPYSDEAYGDAHKNIQVVSTLYSLMKENGYREGEYRVVFIFNDAPCVSVEATYLKLYALSLAKVQLRSINLNGAFGALPNVAWSDGNPIELEWLREFEIELKLSNSYPHIDFVDKFPRFLQHIIPADNTRVLETSKVRFGAQLHAGTTVMPGASYINFNAGTTGVSMVEGRISSSAIVGDGSDVGGGASILGVLSGTDGNPISIGKNCLLGANSVCGIPLGDGCIIDAGIAVLEGTKIVINPKALEKIQEVNAGVSLNGEIFKGKDLAGLNGLHFRQNSLTGELTASRSTREIKLNADLH; this is encoded by the coding sequence ATGCAAATAATAGAAACAAGCGATGCTTTTAAAGCATTGATAGAAAATATAAAATCTACCACGCAAGGATACAAAGACCCTTTGGCATTTGGTATCGCAAGAGTGGATTTCGGTCAGCTAAACAGCAGTAAAGTCCTTCAAGCGACCTACCCTGTCGTAAACTGGAATGAAAACTTCGGAAGTGCCGCGATATTCATAGAAGCATTAAAAGAACAAGGTGTCGAAGTAGATTTTAACCAAAACGAAGTAGTATGTAATATCAATCTCTCATTTTTAGAAAGCTGTCTAAACGCTTTTACTCCTTACAGCGACGAAGCTTACGGCGACGCACATAAAAATATTCAAGTCGTTTCGACTCTTTACTCTCTTATGAAAGAAAACGGCTATAGAGAGGGAGAATATAGAGTCGTGTTTATATTTAACGATGCTCCTTGTGTAAGCGTCGAAGCCACATATCTTAAACTTTATGCGCTCTCTTTGGCAAAAGTACAACTTAGAAGCATCAATCTAAACGGAGCGTTCGGAGCTTTGCCAAATGTCGCATGGTCGGACGGAAATCCTATCGAGCTGGAATGGCTGCGTGAATTTGAGATAGAGCTAAAACTTTCCAACTCTTATCCTCATATCGATTTTGTCGATAAATTCCCAAGATTCCTGCAACATATCATTCCTGCGGATAACACTCGCGTACTTGAAACTTCAAAAGTCCGTTTTGGAGCGCAGCTGCATGCCGGTACGACGGTAATGCCGGGTGCTAGTTACATCAACTTCAATGCGGGTACGACCGGTGTCAGTATGGTCGAAGGACGTATCTCTTCATCCGCTATCGTCGGTGACGGAAGCGATGTAGGCGGAGGAGCTTCGATACTAGGCGTTTTAAGCGGAACCGACGGAAACCCAATCTCGATAGGCAAAAACTGTCTGCTGGGTGCCAACAGCGTTTGCGGCATCCCTCTTGGCGACGGTTGTATCATAGATGCGGGTATCGCTGTTTTAGAAGGTACAAAGATCGTTATAAATCCAAAAGCACTTGAAAAGATCCAAGAGGTCAATGCAGGCGTTTCCCTAAACGGCGAGATATTCAAAGGAAAAGATCTGGCAGGATTAAACGGTCTTCACTTTAGACAAAACTCTTTGACGGGTGAACTGACTGCATCCCGTTCGACCAGAGAGATTAAACTAAACGCCGACCTGCATTAA
- a CDS encoding ankyrin repeat domain-containing protein, which produces MNKWIRLLQDNDYLGIKKYIKEGADVNESNDTEESVLACALKYRCDDEIVDILVQNGADLRDFNEDGVSILEYAIMYNKIDLIKKIIESGVNVNHTNRPSRFTPLMGAVSYGRGEIVKLLLENNADKYAKDVKGLSALDFAKKTHKKSMIKLLEEA; this is translated from the coding sequence ATGAACAAATGGATTAGACTTTTACAGGACAATGACTATTTAGGCATAAAAAAATACATAAAAGAGGGTGCGGACGTAAACGAGTCCAATGATACGGAAGAATCGGTTTTGGCCTGCGCATTAAAGTACAGATGCGATGATGAAATAGTAGATATTTTGGTGCAAAACGGTGCCGATCTGAGGGATTTTAACGAAGACGGAGTAAGTATACTCGAATATGCGATCATGTATAACAAGATCGATCTGATCAAAAAGATAATCGAATCGGGAGTGAACGTAAACCATACAAACAGACCAAGCAGGTTTACTCCTCTTATGGGAGCGGTGTCTTACGGAAGAGGGGAGATCGTAAAACTCCTGCTTGAAAACAATGCAGATAAATACGCTAAGGACGTAAAAGGTCTAAGCGCATTGGATTTTGCAAAGAAAACACATAAAAAAAGTATGATCAAGCTGCTTGAAGAGGCTTAA
- a CDS encoding competence/damage-inducible protein A, protein MYNFYAVIIGTEILNNRREDKHFKFIRDLLNSYGHTLFATFIIKDDKELIKNAFELIKKDEKAVLFSFGGIGSTPDDLTRQIAADVFTGEPLVCHEKFEQDIIERFKEEAYPHRIHMAQLPKNANLIKNPVNNMSGFELEHRYFFVPGFPQMSHPMIKECVEKYFSKSVKRYRKTLLADTSENTLIDIMKSIPSDIELSSLPILNNNDPQVELSLSYHDPDKVKSAFDKFVNYLKDKNIGYVSKD, encoded by the coding sequence ATGTACAATTTTTATGCGGTCATCATCGGGACTGAGATACTAAACAACAGAAGAGAAGACAAGCATTTTAAGTTCATAAGAGATCTTTTGAACTCATACGGACATACTCTTTTTGCGACTTTCATCATTAAAGATGACAAGGAGCTGATAAAAAACGCCTTCGAGCTAATAAAAAAAGATGAAAAAGCAGTGCTTTTCAGTTTCGGCGGTATCGGTTCCACTCCCGACGATCTCACAAGACAGATCGCAGCGGATGTCTTTACGGGCGAGCCTCTGGTGTGTCATGAAAAGTTTGAACAAGATATTATCGAAAGGTTCAAAGAGGAAGCCTACCCTCACCGCATACATATGGCCCAACTGCCGAAAAACGCCAATCTGATAAAAAATCCCGTCAACAATATGTCGGGCTTCGAGCTTGAACACAGATATTTTTTTGTGCCAGGATTTCCCCAGATGTCTCACCCGATGATAAAGGAATGTGTGGAGAAATACTTTTCCAAGTCCGTAAAAAGATATCGAAAGACCCTTTTGGCAGATACAAGCGAAAACACTCTCATAGATATCATGAAAAGCATCCCTTCGGATATCGAGCTCTCCTCTTTGCCTATTCTCAACAACAACGATCCGCAGGTCGAACTTTCTCTAAGCTACCACGATCCTGACAAAGTAAAAAGTGCGTTTGATAAGTTCGTAAACTACCTCAAAGATAAAAATATCGGATATGTTAGTAAAGATTAG
- the adk gene encoding adenylate kinase has protein sequence MRIILLGAPGAGKGTQAQFLTKKYNIPQISTGDMLRAAIKAGTEMGKLAKEAMDAGKLVTDEIIIGLVKDRIAEDDCKNGYLLDGFPRTLAQADAVTNAGIKIDAVIEIDVPDEEIVKRMSGRRAHLASGRTYHVVFNPPKVEGKDDETGEELVQRDDDKEEVVLDRLRVYHEQTEPLIGYYKDQAAKDSNIKYITVDGTAHIDEVEKAIVSGLN, from the coding sequence ATGAGAATCATACTACTTGGAGCTCCCGGTGCGGGAAAAGGCACTCAAGCGCAATTTTTGACAAAGAAATATAATATCCCTCAGATCTCTACGGGAGATATGCTTCGTGCCGCCATCAAAGCGGGAACGGAGATGGGAAAACTTGCAAAAGAAGCGATGGATGCAGGCAAACTTGTAACTGATGAGATCATCATCGGGCTTGTAAAAGACCGTATTGCAGAAGATGATTGCAAAAACGGTTACCTTCTTGATGGTTTTCCACGTACACTTGCTCAAGCGGATGCTGTTACAAATGCAGGGATCAAAATAGACGCGGTCATCGAGATAGACGTTCCGGATGAAGAGATCGTAAAAAGAATGAGCGGCCGTCGTGCACACCTTGCGAGCGGAAGAACGTACCACGTTGTTTTCAACCCGCCAAAAGTAGAAGGCAAAGACGATGAAACAGGCGAAGAACTTGTTCAAAGAGATGATGATAAAGAGGAAGTGGTACTTGACCGTTTAAGAGTTTACCATGAGCAGACTGAGCCGTTAATCGGTTATTACAAAGATCAGGCTGCAAAAGATTCAAATATTAAATATATTACCGTTGACGGTACTGCTCACATCGACGAAGTTGAAAAAGCTATTGTTTCAGGATTAAACTAA
- a CDS encoding serine protease codes for MAPKDDTNWMKKLSHVTVRLESKLKDNTISVGTGFFYIFQDDSKGYHYNIITNKHVVQDSIETTFYLSLKDDENKRSNQTVQIGLDEKDMVWINHPDANIDLCAMPLTPILAILHKEADFKFHIEYIHGYISNFWSEKFTSYEEVLMIGYPNGIWDQMNNRPIFRKGITATDYNIDYNGKKEFLIDIASYGGSSGSPVFWYDKNSKNPIPYLLGVLYAGMVSTLEGNIEIVQIPTGTKPISKTQIPINLGIIIKAECIDALEKEFVSYVLDIKERYNNTLDRST; via the coding sequence ATGGCACCTAAAGATGACACAAACTGGATGAAAAAACTATCTCATGTAACAGTTAGACTAGAATCAAAATTAAAAGACAATACAATATCAGTAGGAACAGGATTTTTTTATATCTTTCAAGATGATTCAAAAGGATATCATTATAATATAATAACCAATAAACATGTTGTGCAAGATTCAATTGAAACTACTTTTTATTTATCATTAAAAGATGATGAAAACAAGCGTTCAAATCAAACAGTTCAAATTGGGCTAGATGAAAAAGATATGGTATGGATTAATCATCCTGATGCAAATATAGATTTGTGTGCAATGCCATTAACACCAATATTAGCAATACTTCATAAAGAAGCAGATTTTAAATTTCATATAGAATATATACATGGTTATATTTCTAATTTTTGGTCAGAAAAATTTACATCATATGAAGAAGTTTTAATGATAGGCTATCCTAATGGAATTTGGGATCAAATGAATAACAGACCAATATTTAGGAAAGGTATTACTGCTACAGATTATAATATAGATTATAATGGAAAAAAAGAATTTTTAATTGATATTGCAAGTTATGGTGGATCAAGTGGTTCACCTGTATTTTGGTATGACAAAAACAGCAAGAATCCAATACCATATCTATTAGGAGTGTTGTATGCTGGAATGGTGAGTACGTTAGAAGGAAATATAGAAATCGTTCAGATACCAACAGGAACAAAACCTATATCTAAAACACAAATACCTATTAACTTGGGAATAATTATTAAAGCAGAGTGTATTGATGCACTAGAAAAGGAATTTGTATCTTATGTATTGGATATAAAAGAACGATATAACAATACCTTAGATAGAAGCACTTAA
- a CDS encoding adenylate kinase, with amino-acid sequence MKKLFLIIGAPGSGKTTDAELIAKQNNQITHYSTGDMLRAEAASGSTLGKEIESYISKGLIVPIKIAIETIVNAIKKAPSDIIIIDGYPRSMEQLNALDEYLQTDSSLELGSVIEVRVSEETARDRVLGRARGADDNNEVFNNRMKVYTEPLAEIQDFYSAKNLLHVISGEGTIEEIVSEMESFIKTKI; translated from the coding sequence ATGAAAAAGCTTTTTCTTATTATCGGTGCTCCGGGCTCCGGTAAAACGACGGATGCTGAGCTTATAGCAAAACAAAACAACCAAATAACCCACTACTCCACGGGTGATATGCTCAGAGCGGAGGCTGCAAGCGGAAGCACGCTCGGAAAAGAGATAGAGAGCTACATATCCAAAGGGCTTATCGTACCCATCAAGATAGCCATAGAGACCATCGTAAACGCCATCAAAAAAGCTCCGAGTGACATCATTATCATCGACGGTTATCCTAGAAGCATGGAACAGCTTAACGCACTGGATGAGTACTTACAAACCGACTCCTCTTTAGAGCTCGGCAGTGTCATAGAAGTACGTGTAAGCGAAGAAACTGCGCGCGACAGAGTTCTAGGACGTGCACGCGGAGCCGATGACAACAACGAAGTGTTCAACAACCGTATGAAGGTCTACACAGAACCTCTTGCAGAGATTCAAGACTTTTACAGTGCTAAAAATCTTTTACATGTAATAAGCGGTGAAGGAACAATCGAAGAGATAGTTTCCGAGATGGAAAGTTTTATAAAAACGAAGATATAG